Proteins encoded by one window of bacterium:
- a CDS encoding DUF2723 domain-containing protein, with protein sequence MKSKDERLIPFKTIDYLFGLLVFFISFGVYLHTLTPTVGFHDSGELITCTWTLGIAHPPGYP encoded by the coding sequence ATGAAAAGCAAGGATGAGCGGTTAATCCCTTTCAAAACAATAGATTATCTATTTGGCCTTCTTGTTTTTTTTATTTCATTTGGGGTTTATTTGCATACCTTAACGCCAACTGTTGGGTTTCATGATTCTGGTGAGCTAATAACCTGTACCTGGACATTAGGCATTGCCCATCCTCCGGGCTATCC